The following coding sequences lie in one Alloacidobacterium dinghuense genomic window:
- a CDS encoding TIR domain-containing protein has translation MIYLIAPSVTKCNAEGASLICTTCEQALRRYVPTSPLDNDAAVRLVTAGANDTAIFFNPTTEVNLSNAAIKLLRSVGHAFPIAMTVSSRRPPDVANMRQSFDVTEYLALRGGERNIDLAGAAFAREVLSMIQPSLMRSRLSLFLSHRRADGESLARAFWEKLLVLSQNSFRDLADILIGESAQEVLESRLRQSDAVLFFDTRLAYTSEWVERELRIALRNGIPIVWIKVGTHGLPNSFPHPAATPHLFIQDGAVTSDEAEQAVSAAADLVRESAVQILDADARLKEVENIDVEIRDPNKLINAVRIVCGKGMPYPLECTTHLVQFFGTHPRPDDVRGLADFPGKYTARLLLLRGPIPDTLKSQTGPIAARAEDYVDCLEDYMSPQHKASKQRGVIISGAFPDGCTPKDQQDIIDAVRAFAQRILQRGGTIMFGAHPTFVPLIVASARQLRSNDVENALHLYYSKEFVSDLAQYNNHGTVIGVPKAGGRNASLTLMRERMVADEFAVGLVAIGGRLVRPGIVPGVDEEMALARKRNLPVLLIGSVQGRASEIAAEFAVNNWENAPNSFTREENERLRTSGDFAGLASTFLRRLGI, from the coding sequence ATGATCTATCTTATCGCGCCATCGGTCACGAAATGCAATGCAGAAGGTGCGTCGCTGATCTGTACCACGTGCGAACAAGCGTTACGGCGTTACGTGCCTACGTCGCCACTGGATAACGACGCGGCAGTTCGACTTGTTACGGCGGGAGCTAACGACACAGCAATTTTTTTCAATCCAACGACCGAAGTGAATCTCAGCAACGCGGCGATTAAACTGCTACGGTCGGTAGGCCACGCGTTTCCGATTGCGATGACCGTGTCTTCACGCCGCCCTCCGGATGTGGCCAACATGCGCCAGAGCTTTGATGTCACGGAATACCTGGCGCTCCGGGGCGGAGAGCGAAATATCGACCTGGCCGGAGCTGCATTTGCTCGTGAAGTTCTTTCAATGATTCAACCTTCGCTCATGAGATCCCGTCTTTCGCTATTTCTCAGCCACCGCCGCGCTGATGGAGAGAGCCTTGCGCGAGCTTTCTGGGAGAAGCTGCTAGTTCTCAGCCAGAACAGTTTTCGTGACCTTGCGGACATCTTAATTGGTGAAAGCGCCCAGGAGGTGCTTGAGTCGCGCTTGCGTCAAAGCGACGCAGTGCTCTTCTTCGATACTCGGCTTGCGTACACATCCGAATGGGTCGAACGGGAACTGCGAATCGCCCTTCGCAATGGCATCCCAATCGTTTGGATCAAGGTTGGAACTCACGGTCTGCCAAACAGTTTTCCACACCCTGCCGCGACGCCGCACCTTTTCATTCAGGATGGAGCCGTGACCTCCGACGAGGCGGAACAAGCGGTGTCAGCTGCTGCCGACCTAGTGCGTGAGAGCGCAGTCCAGATCCTCGATGCCGACGCCCGGCTGAAAGAAGTGGAGAACATTGATGTCGAGATCAGAGACCCCAACAAGCTGATCAATGCGGTTCGCATCGTGTGCGGGAAAGGAATGCCATACCCGCTCGAATGCACTACCCATTTAGTTCAGTTTTTTGGCACACATCCACGTCCCGACGATGTTCGTGGACTTGCTGACTTTCCTGGCAAGTACACGGCGAGGCTGCTGCTCCTGCGCGGTCCAATCCCAGACACTCTGAAGTCTCAGACAGGCCCGATTGCCGCCCGTGCGGAAGATTATGTCGATTGTCTGGAGGACTATATGTCGCCGCAACACAAAGCCAGCAAGCAGCGGGGCGTGATCATCTCTGGCGCTTTCCCTGATGGCTGCACTCCGAAAGATCAGCAAGACATCATTGACGCAGTGCGTGCCTTCGCCCAACGAATTCTCCAACGCGGTGGAACAATCATGTTCGGAGCCCACCCAACCTTCGTGCCCCTCATTGTCGCCAGTGCAAGACAGTTGAGGTCGAACGACGTTGAAAATGCTCTACACCTTTACTACTCAAAGGAATTCGTATCTGATCTGGCGCAATACAACAACCACGGAACAGTAATCGGCGTCCCGAAAGCCGGGGGACGCAATGCGAGCTTGACGCTGATGCGCGAGAGAATGGTCGCGGATGAGTTTGCAGTTGGTCTCGTTGCAATCGGCGGTCGGCTTGTCCGACCGGGCATTGTTCCCGGCGTGGATGAGGAGATGGCGCTCGCACGGAAGCGAAATCTGCCCGTGCTGCTTATCGGCTCCGTGCAAGGAAGGGCATCTGAGATTGCCGCGGAATTTGCAGTCAATAATTGGGAGAACGCACCAAATTCCTTTACGCGCGAGGAAAACGAACGTCTGAGAACAAGCGGCGATTTTGCGGGCCTTGCTTCAACTTTCCTTCGTCGTTTGGGTATTTGA
- a CDS encoding vitamin B12-dependent ribonucleotide reductase produces MAEATKKITSSPASQAAPAPTHEHRSAASQTAALKFDRFFSKPGVSPYDEVQWESRTASITDASGKSIFEQKDVETPIDWSMTATNIVASKYLHGQLGTPDRETGVRQLIGRVAETIRDWGLANGYFATPEDAAIFHDELAHLLVTQKAAFNSPVWFNVGCDRLEPNSDAQNWHWNQHTCAIEFSVTGYRKPQCSACFINAVDDSLDSILTLAKTEGMLFKWGSGTGTNLSPIRGSMELLSGGGTASGPLSFMRGFDAFAGVIKSGGKTRRAAKMVILNVDHPDILDFVECKMKEEAKAWALMREGYDGSSGPDSEAYSSIFFQNANNSVRVTDEFMRAYEKDGEFTTYTVKEHAPVETRKAREIMYKIAEATWQCGDPGMQYDTTINRWHTSKNTARINASNPCSEYMFLDNSACNLSSFNLLKFVTPAGTFDIAAYRHAIDVMITAMEILVDNSGYPTESIARNSHDYRPLGLGYANLGALLMAFGLPYDSDAGRDFAATLTAIMCGEAYLQSSRIAERCPALASATPLTATAEHEGGACPGYYINREPFLDVIRMHRAEVNKIGKSKNNVVIPTGAQSAERRDLQSEPFVVPQLNDLIAASKDCWDKALAHGEKHGYRNSQVTVLAPTGTIGFMMDCDTTGIEPDLALVKYKKLVGGGMIKIVNNTVPAALFKLGYNNAQVDAIVSYIDATGTIEGAPGIKPEHLAVFDCSFKPAKGTRSIHYMGHVKMMAAAQPFLSGAISKTVNLPHDCTIEDVAEAYAESWRQGLKAVAIYRDGSKGAQPLNVSDGKGAKAIKGAKENADDAVTAAADRVLAALASGKTAPEADVKTLEAKLSEKIEITAKSVVDATQAFTAALATLSGVPHPLQSKGWDTQDLNAPPRAIRHRLPEERASLTHKFGIAGHEGYITVGLYPNGQPGEIFIKMAKEGSTVSGLMDSFATATSLALQHGVPLKVLCEKFAHSRFEPSGWTGNEHIGFAKSIMDYIFRWLQLRFLSGQQLSLFAGLAAPAGDASNQVVIPTPSEERGRNPYDASSATAPGSFQPQQPRGMGYTDAPQGGILSDLAASSSSDVILSGAKDLHLQDRGIYHAADAMKDLYDMGDAPSCHTCGAIMVRNGSCYRCMSCGSTSGCS; encoded by the coding sequence ATGGCCGAGGCCACCAAGAAGATCACCAGCTCACCAGCCTCCCAAGCCGCGCCCGCCCCTACACACGAACATAGGAGCGCAGCCAGCCAAACCGCAGCCCTCAAATTCGACCGCTTCTTCTCGAAGCCCGGAGTCTCGCCCTACGACGAAGTCCAATGGGAGAGCCGCACGGCGTCCATTACCGACGCCAGCGGCAAGAGCATCTTCGAACAGAAAGACGTCGAGACGCCCATCGACTGGTCGATGACCGCGACCAACATCGTCGCCAGCAAGTACCTGCACGGCCAGCTCGGCACTCCCGACCGCGAGACCGGGGTCCGTCAGCTCATCGGCCGCGTGGCTGAGACCATCCGCGACTGGGGCCTGGCCAACGGCTACTTTGCCACGCCCGAAGACGCCGCCATCTTCCACGATGAGCTGGCGCATCTGCTAGTAACGCAGAAGGCCGCCTTCAACTCGCCCGTATGGTTCAACGTGGGCTGCGACCGCCTTGAGCCCAATTCCGACGCCCAGAACTGGCACTGGAACCAGCACACCTGCGCCATAGAATTTTCCGTGACCGGCTACCGCAAGCCGCAGTGCTCGGCCTGCTTCATCAACGCCGTCGATGACTCGCTCGACTCCATCCTCACCCTCGCCAAGACCGAAGGCATGCTCTTCAAATGGGGATCAGGCACCGGCACCAACCTCTCTCCGATCCGCGGTTCAATGGAACTGCTTTCAGGCGGCGGCACCGCCTCCGGCCCGCTCAGCTTCATGCGCGGCTTCGACGCCTTCGCTGGAGTCATCAAGTCCGGCGGCAAGACCCGCCGCGCCGCGAAGATGGTCATCCTCAACGTCGACCACCCGGACATCCTCGACTTCGTCGAATGCAAGATGAAGGAAGAAGCCAAGGCCTGGGCTCTGATGCGCGAAGGCTACGACGGCTCCTCAGGTCCGGATTCTGAGGCCTACAGCAGCATCTTCTTCCAGAACGCCAACAACTCCGTCCGCGTGACCGACGAGTTCATGCGCGCCTACGAGAAGGACGGCGAGTTCACCACCTACACCGTGAAAGAACACGCACCCGTCGAGACCCGCAAGGCGCGCGAAATCATGTACAAGATCGCCGAAGCCACCTGGCAGTGCGGCGACCCCGGCATGCAGTACGACACCACCATCAACCGCTGGCACACCTCGAAGAACACGGCCCGCATCAACGCCTCGAACCCGTGCTCCGAGTACATGTTCCTCGACAACTCCGCCTGCAACCTGTCGAGCTTCAACCTGCTCAAATTCGTAACACCCGCAGGCACATTTGATATCGCCGCCTACCGCCACGCCATCGACGTCATGATCACCGCCATGGAGATCCTCGTCGACAACTCCGGCTACCCGACCGAATCCATCGCGCGCAACTCGCACGACTACCGGCCGCTCGGCCTCGGTTACGCCAACCTCGGCGCGCTGCTCATGGCCTTCGGCCTGCCCTACGACTCCGATGCGGGTCGCGACTTCGCCGCCACCCTCACCGCCATCATGTGCGGCGAGGCCTATCTGCAGTCGTCGCGCATCGCTGAGCGCTGCCCCGCGCTGGCCTCGGCCACGCCGCTCACGGCTACCGCTGAACATGAAGGCGGAGCCTGCCCCGGCTACTACATCAACCGCGAGCCATTCCTCGACGTTATCCGCATGCACCGCGCCGAGGTCAACAAAATCGGCAAGTCCAAAAACAATGTTGTCATCCCGACCGGAGCGCAAAGCGCGGAGCGGAGGGACCTGCAGTCCGAACCCTTCGTAGTGCCACAGCTCAATGATTTGATCGCCGCCAGCAAAGACTGCTGGGACAAGGCCCTCGCCCACGGCGAGAAGCACGGCTACCGCAACTCGCAGGTCACCGTCCTCGCGCCCACCGGCACCATCGGTTTCATGATGGACTGCGACACAACCGGCATCGAACCCGACCTCGCCCTCGTCAAATACAAGAAGCTCGTCGGCGGCGGCATGATCAAGATCGTCAACAACACCGTGCCCGCCGCGCTCTTCAAGCTCGGCTACAACAACGCGCAGGTCGACGCCATCGTCAGCTACATCGACGCCACCGGCACCATCGAAGGCGCGCCCGGCATCAAACCCGAGCATCTGGCTGTGTTTGATTGTTCCTTCAAGCCGGCCAAGGGCACGCGCTCCATTCACTACATGGGCCACGTCAAAATGATGGCCGCCGCGCAGCCCTTCCTCTCCGGAGCCATCTCGAAGACCGTCAACCTGCCGCACGACTGCACCATCGAAGACGTCGCCGAAGCCTACGCCGAGTCCTGGCGTCAGGGCCTCAAGGCTGTCGCCATCTACCGCGACGGGTCGAAGGGCGCGCAGCCCCTCAACGTCTCCGACGGCAAGGGAGCCAAAGCCATCAAGGGCGCCAAGGAGAATGCCGACGACGCCGTAACCGCAGCCGCCGATCGCGTCCTCGCCGCGCTCGCCAGCGGCAAAACCGCGCCCGAGGCAGACGTCAAGACGCTCGAAGCCAAGCTCTCCGAGAAGATTGAGATCACGGCCAAGTCCGTCGTCGACGCCACGCAGGCCTTCACCGCCGCACTGGCCACACTATCCGGGGTGCCCCATCCTTTGCAAAGCAAAGGGTGGGATACGCAGGATCTCAATGCGCCACCGAGAGCGATTCGTCACCGCCTGCCCGAAGAGCGCGCCTCGCTGACCCACAAGTTCGGCATCGCCGGACACGAGGGCTACATCACCGTCGGCCTCTACCCCAACGGGCAGCCCGGCGAAATCTTCATCAAGATGGCCAAGGAAGGCTCGACCGTCTCCGGCCTCATGGACAGCTTCGCCACCGCCACCTCGCTCGCCCTGCAGCACGGAGTGCCGCTCAAAGTCCTGTGCGAAAAGTTCGCCCACTCGCGCTTCGAGCCCTCCGGCTGGACCGGCAACGAGCACATCGGCTTCGCCAAGTCCATCATGGATTACATCTTCCGCTGGCTCCAGCTACGCTTCCTCTCCGGCCAGCAACTCTCGCTCTTCGCTGGACTGGCCGCCCCAGCCGGCGACGCCTCTAATCAGGTCGTCATTCCGACCCCGAGCGAAGAGAGGGGGAGGAATCCATACGATGCATCGAGCGCCACAGCACCCGGCAGCTTTCAGCCACAGCAACCAAGAGGCATGGGATACACCGACGCCCCGCAAGGCGGAATCCTCTCCGACCTCGCAGCCAGCTCTTCCTCCGATGTCATCCTGAGCGGAGCGAAGGATCTGCATTTACAAGATAGGGGCATCTACCACGCCGCCGACGCCATGAAGGACCTCTACGACATGGGCGACGCCCCTAGCTGCCACACCTGTGGAGCCATCATGGTCCGCAACGGAAGCTGCTACCGCTGCATGTCCTGCGGCAGCACCAGCGGCTGCAGCTAA
- a CDS encoding GNAT family N-acetyltransferase, translating to MLIRLAEPADAMAVARVHVRSWQVAYKGLMPQGYLDQLRPEERAARYTFGSLDPNSPTTVVAVENTQIYGFATVALARDQDVPGSGELYALYVDPEWWGRGVGAQLMSAARNRLLDLGFQQAVLWALKGNSRAERFYAADQWKPDGMQRTDTVWGVVVDEVRYRCTLITE from the coding sequence ATGTTGATCCGGCTGGCCGAACCTGCGGATGCGATGGCGGTAGCGCGGGTGCATGTTCGCTCCTGGCAGGTGGCCTACAAAGGGCTTATGCCCCAGGGGTACCTCGATCAACTGCGTCCGGAAGAGCGGGCAGCCCGGTACACCTTCGGAAGCCTTGATCCAAATTCGCCAACCACGGTGGTTGCCGTGGAAAATACCCAGATCTACGGATTTGCAACCGTCGCCCTAGCGCGCGATCAGGATGTGCCCGGTAGCGGGGAGCTATACGCTCTCTACGTCGATCCTGAGTGGTGGGGGCGGGGCGTGGGCGCGCAGTTGATGTCAGCGGCGCGGAATCGTCTCCTCGATCTCGGTTTCCAGCAGGCGGTTCTGTGGGCGCTTAAGGGCAACTCTCGCGCTGAGCGTTTCTATGCCGCCGATCAATGGAAGCCGGATGGCATGCAGCGCACGGACACGGTTTGGGGCGTGGTGGTCGACGAAGTGCGCTATCGTTGCACACTTATAACCGAATAG
- a CDS encoding tyrosine-protein kinase family protein, producing the protein MEKRTISGPLRETGEIITFYSYKGGTGRSMALANVACILAQRCGADQKVLLIDWDLEAPGLHRYFGNRVERRFGLGHHAAEEYDKHPGLIEFFNHIQTLFLPESQNEEPTQALRTSLTTFIESNQYIIETDIPRLSLLKAGAFDKEYASRINQFDWNSFYTACPWSIQLIADALTEHYRYVLIDSRTGITDTSGICTMLLPEKLVLVFTPNRQSLDGVLDVAEWALQVRRNSDDLRALTIFPLPSRIETSEERQLDEWRKAEPYGYQPRFEALFRKIRGIPECDLSKYFEEILVQHSPTYAYGEKIAVLIEQSDTRIFLRSSYITFASKLIGSNEPWARETSTANDWDMRAGLAIARLTAEEQLTARNILLRLVRVGDRGEKDVSVSARIDDFSGKEASVISMLTQSGILRVERDDSGIKIVEFAKGLLDGWPELQSWVGNNREFLAWRQRLEAMLREWEGAGRVSGGLLRSASLVEAERFISARKESLTDRQIDFIQRSAKRRTRVRIAVAICASIVFVALVAAYTFGRTSTFQVYKILKDVPLTSAAASQTPVPLGADEPVIPNTRWAEALVKTNRISDAIEASKKFQNTDVLRASFDISVAEAILKQDPTDTKTAKYFWDDADRITQKSPNPIRKIFEVNRSAWESGPTSAINVANGIDNPALRTSAFTALIKVLIARKDDREISNVFDVWKKGTGATVQYNPYLTDGFVPNNPYADVVRASGSSKYPDAVDEEVIKGLTGSDLEAGLAARAETLGRNLTTEIAHQFLAKISDPQLRSKLNFALIATLAENRKIELAQTLFDESPKTVDNSLMAPSGAENAQREATGPATPVVSISLQLTSRERAVLAKAWEKEGDHSKAIALLEEEPAFPPVGKALVSASIADGIAENVQSLSRPEALARLREAENIARQIDQEAIRSAAYREIASHLAENNDIYDARLLADRCQTSDRIIAYAQILEAEYHQR; encoded by the coding sequence ATGGAAAAAAGGACGATATCGGGGCCTCTAAGAGAAACTGGCGAGATTATAACGTTCTACTCATATAAAGGGGGCACTGGGCGATCGATGGCCTTGGCCAACGTTGCGTGTATTTTGGCGCAACGATGTGGGGCAGACCAAAAAGTGCTTCTAATCGATTGGGATCTTGAAGCTCCTGGTCTTCATCGGTATTTCGGAAATAGGGTAGAGAGACGCTTTGGGTTAGGACATCACGCGGCAGAAGAATACGACAAACATCCTGGTTTGATTGAATTCTTTAATCATATACAGACTCTCTTCTTACCAGAATCCCAGAATGAAGAGCCGACCCAAGCACTTCGCACTTCATTGACTACCTTTATCGAGAGCAACCAATACATTATAGAAACCGATATCCCGCGTCTTTCATTGCTCAAAGCCGGCGCATTCGATAAGGAATATGCCAGCCGGATTAATCAATTTGATTGGAACTCATTTTATACGGCCTGTCCGTGGTCCATTCAATTGATTGCTGATGCCCTTACTGAGCACTATCGCTATGTGCTGATTGATTCCCGTACAGGAATCACAGACACGAGTGGAATATGTACGATGCTTCTCCCCGAAAAGCTTGTTCTCGTCTTCACACCGAACAGGCAGAGCCTTGATGGAGTTTTAGACGTTGCTGAATGGGCCCTACAAGTCCGCCGAAATTCCGATGATCTAAGAGCTTTGACTATTTTCCCCCTTCCTTCTCGCATTGAAACTAGCGAAGAGCGACAACTAGACGAGTGGCGCAAAGCAGAACCCTATGGCTATCAACCTCGTTTCGAGGCACTTTTTCGAAAAATTCGAGGTATACCGGAATGTGATCTTTCCAAGTATTTTGAAGAAATACTTGTCCAACATTCTCCGACATACGCATATGGAGAGAAAATCGCTGTCTTAATCGAGCAAAGTGATACTCGTATCTTTCTTAGAAGTAGCTATATCACTTTTGCAAGCAAACTTATTGGCTCCAATGAGCCGTGGGCGCGTGAAACTTCGACCGCAAATGACTGGGATATGCGTGCCGGTCTTGCGATAGCAAGACTTACCGCAGAAGAACAGCTGACTGCACGCAACATACTATTGCGGCTTGTGCGCGTTGGGGATAGGGGCGAGAAAGATGTTTCCGTCTCGGCCCGAATCGACGATTTTAGCGGAAAAGAGGCAAGTGTCATCAGTATGCTCACGCAAAGCGGGATACTGCGAGTCGAGCGTGATGACTCGGGAATAAAGATCGTGGAATTCGCTAAAGGCCTACTGGACGGATGGCCGGAGCTCCAAAGCTGGGTCGGGAACAACCGCGAGTTCCTCGCGTGGCGTCAAAGACTCGAAGCCATGCTTCGCGAATGGGAAGGCGCCGGGCGGGTGAGCGGTGGACTCTTGCGCTCCGCCTCATTAGTCGAAGCGGAGCGTTTTATCAGTGCTCGAAAGGAAAGTCTCACCGATCGACAGATTGACTTCATTCAACGAAGTGCGAAGAGAAGAACGCGGGTCAGGATCGCGGTTGCGATCTGTGCGTCTATAGTATTTGTCGCCTTAGTTGCCGCCTATACTTTTGGTCGAACTTCTACCTTTCAGGTTTATAAGATTCTGAAGGATGTCCCATTGACGAGTGCCGCAGCATCACAGACGCCCGTTCCTCTCGGAGCTGATGAGCCTGTGATTCCAAATACCAGGTGGGCGGAAGCACTGGTGAAAACGAACCGAATCTCAGACGCGATAGAAGCCTCGAAAAAATTTCAAAATACTGATGTTCTACGTGCGTCTTTCGACATTTCTGTCGCGGAAGCAATTCTTAAGCAGGATCCGACTGATACGAAGACTGCGAAATACTTTTGGGATGATGCCGATAGGATTACTCAGAAGAGCCCTAATCCGATTCGCAAAATATTTGAAGTTAATCGTTCCGCCTGGGAAAGCGGCCCCACATCGGCCATTAATGTGGCAAACGGGATAGACAATCCGGCCCTGCGAACGTCTGCGTTCACTGCTTTGATAAAAGTACTGATTGCGCGAAAAGATGACCGCGAGATAAGTAATGTTTTTGACGTTTGGAAGAAAGGCACTGGAGCAACAGTTCAATATAACCCTTACCTAACTGATGGGTTTGTACCGAATAACCCGTATGCAGACGTAGTTCGAGCGTCCGGCAGTAGCAAATATCCGGACGCTGTCGATGAGGAGGTGATTAAGGGGTTGACAGGAAGTGATTTGGAAGCAGGTTTAGCGGCACGAGCGGAAACGCTTGGGAGAAATCTGACAACGGAGATTGCACATCAATTTCTCGCGAAGATTAGTGATCCACAGCTTCGATCCAAACTCAACTTTGCTTTGATCGCCACTTTGGCTGAAAACAGAAAAATCGAGCTTGCACAAACACTTTTCGATGAATCGCCGAAAACTGTAGACAATTCTTTGATGGCACCCTCTGGAGCCGAAAATGCGCAGAGGGAAGCAACTGGGCCTGCGACACCTGTTGTGTCAATTTCCCTTCAACTCACCAGCCGAGAGCGAGCTGTGTTGGCAAAGGCATGGGAGAAAGAAGGGGATCACTCAAAGGCCATAGCGCTTTTGGAGGAGGAACCTGCTTTTCCGCCTGTCGGCAAGGCATTAGTCAGCGCATCAATCGCGGATGGTATTGCAGAAAATGTACAGAGCCTCTCAAGACCCGAAGCATTGGCACGGCTTCGCGAAGCCGAAAATATAGCCAGGCAGATCGATCAAGAGGCTATAAGATCCGCGGCTTATAGAGAAATCGCCTCTCACCTGGCAGAAAATAACGACATATATGACGCACGACTTTTGGCGGATCGATGCCAGACATCAGATCGAATTATCGCTTATGCCCAGATACTGGAAGCTGAATATCATCAACGTTGA